One genomic segment of Ctenopharyngodon idella isolate HZGC_01 chromosome 7, HZGC01, whole genome shotgun sequence includes these proteins:
- the LOC127515600 gene encoding heterogeneous nuclear ribonucleoproteins C1/C2 isoform X1 has translation MDHSPTTSSLMASNVTNKTDPRSLNSRVFIGNLNTMLVTKADVEAIFSKYGKIVGCSVHKGFAFVQYANERNARAAVAGEDGRMIVGQVLDINLAGEPKPHRSKTIKRSAGDMYSSSFDLDYDFQRDYYDRMYSYPSRVPPPPPPPLSRAVIPSKRARVSVSGGGSRRTKSSFSSKSSQRTSRTMRADDLQTIKKELTQIKHKVDYLLESLERMERDHSKKSDVKGAKPEEVSPQHSSGKKERESTEMNDYEDEGDLLEEEEIKSRGREDDEEEEEEGEQEEGEDDGDSANGDHS, from the exons ATGGA TCATTCCCCCACAACCAGCAGCCTGATGGCCAGTAACGTCACCAACAAGACGGATCCGCGTTCGCTGAACTCCCGAGTCTTCATCGGGAACCTCAACACCATGCTAGTGACCAAGGCTGATGTGGAAGCCATCTTCAGTAAGTACGGGAAGATCGTGGGCTGCTCCGTGCACAAGGGCTTCGCATTCGTCCAGTACGCCAATGAGAGGAACGCCAGAGCGGCGGTTGCTGGCGAAGATGGGAGGATGATCGTTGGACAGGTGCTCG ATATTAATCTGGCTGGTGAGCCAAAACCTCATCGGTCAAAGACTATTAAACGCTCTGCAGGAGATATGTACAG TTCTTCGTTTGATCTGGACTATGACTTTCAGAGGGATTACTATGACAG GATGTACTCGTACCCGTCGCGGGTCCCCCCGCCCCCTCCTCCCCCGCTGTCGCGAGCGGTGATCCCGTCCAAGCGCGCGCGTGTGAGCGTGAGCGGTGGCGGCAGCCGCAGGACCAAGAGCAGCTTCTCCTCCAAGAGCAGCCAGCGCACCTCCCGCACCA TGAGAGCTGATGATCTACAAACCATTAAGAAGGAACTGACTCAGATTAAACACAAAGTGGACTACCTGCTGGAGAGCCTGGAGCGCATGGAGAGAGACCACAGCAAGAAATCAG ATGTGAAGGGCGCTAAACCAGAGGAGGTGTCGCCCCAGCACTCCAGCGGGAAGAAAGAGCGCGAGAGCACGGAAATGAACGACTATGAGGACGAGGGAGACCTGCTGGAGGAAGAGGag ATCAAGAGTCGAGGAAGGGAGgatgatgaagaggaggaggaggagggtgaGCAAGAGGAAGGAGAGGACGATGGAGACAGCGCCAACGGAGACCATTCTTAA
- the LOC127515600 gene encoding heterogeneous nuclear ribonucleoproteins C1/C2 isoform X3 has translation MDHSPTTSSLMASNVTNKTDPRSLNSRVFIGNLNTMLVTKADVEAIFNINLAGEPKPHRSKTIKRSAGDMYSSSFDLDYDFQRDYYDRMYSYPSRVPPPPPPPLSRAVIPSKRARVSVSGGGSRRTKSSFSSKSSQRTSRTMRADDLQTIKKELTQIKHKVDYLLESLERMERDHSKKSDVKGAKPEEVSPQHSSGKKERESTEMNDYEDEGDLLEEEEIKSRGREDDEEEEEEGEQEEGEDDGDSANGDHS, from the exons ATGGA TCATTCCCCCACAACCAGCAGCCTGATGGCCAGTAACGTCACCAACAAGACGGATCCGCGTTCGCTGAACTCCCGAGTCTTCATCGGGAACCTCAACACCATGCTAGTGACCAAGGCTGATGTGGAAGCCATCTTCA ATATTAATCTGGCTGGTGAGCCAAAACCTCATCGGTCAAAGACTATTAAACGCTCTGCAGGAGATATGTACAG TTCTTCGTTTGATCTGGACTATGACTTTCAGAGGGATTACTATGACAG GATGTACTCGTACCCGTCGCGGGTCCCCCCGCCCCCTCCTCCCCCGCTGTCGCGAGCGGTGATCCCGTCCAAGCGCGCGCGTGTGAGCGTGAGCGGTGGCGGCAGCCGCAGGACCAAGAGCAGCTTCTCCTCCAAGAGCAGCCAGCGCACCTCCCGCACCA TGAGAGCTGATGATCTACAAACCATTAAGAAGGAACTGACTCAGATTAAACACAAAGTGGACTACCTGCTGGAGAGCCTGGAGCGCATGGAGAGAGACCACAGCAAGAAATCAG ATGTGAAGGGCGCTAAACCAGAGGAGGTGTCGCCCCAGCACTCCAGCGGGAAGAAAGAGCGCGAGAGCACGGAAATGAACGACTATGAGGACGAGGGAGACCTGCTGGAGGAAGAGGag ATCAAGAGTCGAGGAAGGGAGgatgatgaagaggaggaggaggagggtgaGCAAGAGGAAGGAGAGGACGATGGAGACAGCGCCAACGGAGACCATTCTTAA
- the LOC127515600 gene encoding heterogeneous nuclear ribonucleoproteins C1/C2 isoform X4, with product MASNVTNKTDPRSLNSRVFIGNLNTMLVTKADVEAIFNINLAGEPKPHRSKTIKRSAGDMYSSSFDLDYDFQRDYYDRMYSYPSRVPPPPPPPLSRAVIPSKRARVSVSGGGSRRTKSSFSSKSSQRTSRTMRADDLQTIKKELTQIKHKVDYLLESLERMERDHSKKSDVKGAKPEEVSPQHSSGKKERESTEMNDYEDEGDLLEEEEIKSRGREDDEEEEEEGEQEEGEDDGDSANGDHS from the exons ATGGCCAGTAACGTCACCAACAAGACGGATCCGCGTTCGCTGAACTCCCGAGTCTTCATCGGGAACCTCAACACCATGCTAGTGACCAAGGCTGATGTGGAAGCCATCTTCA ATATTAATCTGGCTGGTGAGCCAAAACCTCATCGGTCAAAGACTATTAAACGCTCTGCAGGAGATATGTACAG TTCTTCGTTTGATCTGGACTATGACTTTCAGAGGGATTACTATGACAG GATGTACTCGTACCCGTCGCGGGTCCCCCCGCCCCCTCCTCCCCCGCTGTCGCGAGCGGTGATCCCGTCCAAGCGCGCGCGTGTGAGCGTGAGCGGTGGCGGCAGCCGCAGGACCAAGAGCAGCTTCTCCTCCAAGAGCAGCCAGCGCACCTCCCGCACCA TGAGAGCTGATGATCTACAAACCATTAAGAAGGAACTGACTCAGATTAAACACAAAGTGGACTACCTGCTGGAGAGCCTGGAGCGCATGGAGAGAGACCACAGCAAGAAATCAG ATGTGAAGGGCGCTAAACCAGAGGAGGTGTCGCCCCAGCACTCCAGCGGGAAGAAAGAGCGCGAGAGCACGGAAATGAACGACTATGAGGACGAGGGAGACCTGCTGGAGGAAGAGGag ATCAAGAGTCGAGGAAGGGAGgatgatgaagaggaggaggaggagggtgaGCAAGAGGAAGGAGAGGACGATGGAGACAGCGCCAACGGAGACCATTCTTAA
- the LOC127515600 gene encoding heterogeneous nuclear ribonucleoproteins C1/C2 isoform X2, producing MASNVTNKTDPRSLNSRVFIGNLNTMLVTKADVEAIFSKYGKIVGCSVHKGFAFVQYANERNARAAVAGEDGRMIVGQVLDINLAGEPKPHRSKTIKRSAGDMYSSSFDLDYDFQRDYYDRMYSYPSRVPPPPPPPLSRAVIPSKRARVSVSGGGSRRTKSSFSSKSSQRTSRTMRADDLQTIKKELTQIKHKVDYLLESLERMERDHSKKSDVKGAKPEEVSPQHSSGKKERESTEMNDYEDEGDLLEEEEIKSRGREDDEEEEEEGEQEEGEDDGDSANGDHS from the exons ATGGCCAGTAACGTCACCAACAAGACGGATCCGCGTTCGCTGAACTCCCGAGTCTTCATCGGGAACCTCAACACCATGCTAGTGACCAAGGCTGATGTGGAAGCCATCTTCAGTAAGTACGGGAAGATCGTGGGCTGCTCCGTGCACAAGGGCTTCGCATTCGTCCAGTACGCCAATGAGAGGAACGCCAGAGCGGCGGTTGCTGGCGAAGATGGGAGGATGATCGTTGGACAGGTGCTCG ATATTAATCTGGCTGGTGAGCCAAAACCTCATCGGTCAAAGACTATTAAACGCTCTGCAGGAGATATGTACAG TTCTTCGTTTGATCTGGACTATGACTTTCAGAGGGATTACTATGACAG GATGTACTCGTACCCGTCGCGGGTCCCCCCGCCCCCTCCTCCCCCGCTGTCGCGAGCGGTGATCCCGTCCAAGCGCGCGCGTGTGAGCGTGAGCGGTGGCGGCAGCCGCAGGACCAAGAGCAGCTTCTCCTCCAAGAGCAGCCAGCGCACCTCCCGCACCA TGAGAGCTGATGATCTACAAACCATTAAGAAGGAACTGACTCAGATTAAACACAAAGTGGACTACCTGCTGGAGAGCCTGGAGCGCATGGAGAGAGACCACAGCAAGAAATCAG ATGTGAAGGGCGCTAAACCAGAGGAGGTGTCGCCCCAGCACTCCAGCGGGAAGAAAGAGCGCGAGAGCACGGAAATGAACGACTATGAGGACGAGGGAGACCTGCTGGAGGAAGAGGag ATCAAGAGTCGAGGAAGGGAGgatgatgaagaggaggaggaggagggtgaGCAAGAGGAAGGAGAGGACGATGGAGACAGCGCCAACGGAGACCATTCTTAA
- the si:ch211-63p21.2 gene encoding FH1/FH2 domain-containing protein 1, with translation MKQAESFLLDTSGTSLINHAPLLRLNALDFSDLWDDEDLELDSIDEDSSLTSANQIAASPIPPPPPPPPSAPPLPVASESPRLSGCRTLRLHWSALLNLQPLPRVGRFGPHSIWAGLEPVHLDTNRLEYLFESKSSSNSALCSLMERRRQKQPCVCVLGVKRSNIITIALSSLPPAHLLPPAIFSMDNTVLDREDIQRLQMLVPTEDELNLIKEAKAQAPRLPLGPAEHCLLTLENVPHLNARLQLWAFTLDHDNLEREIAEPLFHLKLAMEQLAANQTFRCILATVLAIGNFLNGCKAKGFELSYLGKLSQVRDTHSRQPLLHHVCVLLLQLYPQSSDLYSDITAVTKASKCDYTQVQVNLSQLESLCKASWDQLRLLEKDGKKKKGGGRKEEGGEEATLNHRLHQFLKDCEERLKVLRAVHRRVINRFHSFLLFLGYSRSMVRETSAEAFCKTVSDFALEYRATRSAILQQWEKEKEKEREKDSQSTPKIKIRLQQSPSDENQEQVKLEEALKTPGSSSSFHFDFTLPRQRSKMTDKRGCHSRRLKW, from the exons ATGAAACAAGCCGAATCCTTTCTTCTCGACACCTCCGGGACGTCCCTCATAAACCACGCCCCCTTGCTCCGCCTCAATGCTCTCGACTTCTCCGACCTATGGGATGACGAGGATCTTGAGTTGGACAGTATTGATGAAGACTCCTCCCTcacttcagccaatcagattgcaGCCTCACCCATCCCTCCgccccctccccctcccccttCAGCCCCTCCTCTTCCTGTAGCCAGTGAGTCGCCGCGGCTGTCAGGCTGTCGTACTCTGAGGCTCCACTGGAGCGCGCTGTTGAATCTGCAGCCTTTGCCAAGAGTGGGTCGTTTCGGGCCTCATTCGATCTGGGCAGGTCTGGAACCGGTTCATCTAGACACCAATAGACTGGAATACTTGTTTGAGAGCAAAAGTAGCAGCAACAGCGCCCTCTGCAGTCTGATGGAGCGACGACGG CAGAAgcagccgtgtgtgtgtgtattgggagTGAAGCGCAGTAACATCATCACTATAGCCCTGAGCAGTCTGCCACCGGCCCACCTGCTTCCTCCTGCTATATTCAGTATGGACAATACTGTGCTAGACAGAGAAGACATCCAG AGGTTGCAGATGTTGGTTCCCACTGAAGACGAGCTGAATCTGATAAAGGAGGCGAAAGCTCAGGCCCCGCGCTTACCTTTGGGCCCCGCTGAACATTGTCTCCTGACCCTGGAGAACGTTCCTCATCTGAACGCCAGACTGCAGCTCTGGGCCTTCACTCTGGACCACGACAACCTggaaaga GAAATCGCAGAGCCACTCTTCCATCTGAAGCTTGCCATGGAGCAGCTAGCGGCCAATCAGACGTTCCGCTGCATACTTGCTACTGTGCTAGCCATTGGCAACTTTCTAAATGGCTGTAAG GCGAAGGGGTTTGAGTTGAGTTACCTGGGCAAACTCTCTCAGGTGAGAGACACACACAGCCGGCAGCCTCTTCTTCATCACGTGTGCGTGTTATTGCTCCAGCTTTACCCACAATCCTCTGATCTATACTCTGACATCACTGCTGTCACAAAAGCCAGCAAG TGTGACTACACGCAAGTGCAAGTGAATCTCTCCCAGCTTGAATCTCTTTGTAAAGCATCCTGGGATCAACTAAGACTTCTTGAGAAGGAtggaaagaagaagaaaggtGGAGGAAGAAAAGAGGAAGGTGGAGAAGAGGCAACGCTCAATCATCGGCTCCACCAGTTTCTGAAAGACTGCGAGGAGAGGTTGAAGGTGCTACGAGCAGTTCACCGCAGAGTCATTAACAG ATTCCACTCGTTCCTGCTCTTCCTCGGTTACTCGCGTTCCATGGTGAGAGAAACAAGTGCAGAGGCGTTTTGTAAGACCGTTAGTGACTTCGCTCTGGAGTACAGAGCCACTCGCAGTGCTATCCTTCAACagtgggagaaagagaaggagaaagagagggagaaggACAGCCAAAGCACacctaaaatcaaaattagACTCCAACAAAGCCCATCTGAT GAGAATCAGGAGCAGGTGAAACTTGAGGAGGCTTTGAAGACTCCTGGATCGTCATCATCTTTTCACTTTGACTTCACTCTTCCACGACAGCGCAGCAAGATGACCGACAAGAGAG gttgTCACTCCCGAAGGCTGAAATGGTGA
- the si:ch211-63p21.1 gene encoding uncharacterized protein si:ch211-63p21.1, protein MEVMRRKDSDSNGLFSDNSDNDCEDMGACGQSTGVCLCENTTFCDQHPQEDSSVKCVQCGKNRPMITRYSEGYGTEEECVQSHPQGDSDADADIEDTDNRLQIVGSLQRISSRKRKRQRITRQDTTESEDDGGRSHRTHRWSLRLSPHRTHNRTILEESVSQVRPLVICRCAARETQAATDDKPDGGKWLLTAFPVPLSLPVSCYLLIVPLSVSIIIILMSFLLPLTDT, encoded by the exons ATGGAGGTGATGAGAAGAAAAGACTCCGACTCAAATGGCCTGTTCTCAGACAACTCGGACAATGACTGTGAG GACATGGGGGCTTGTGGACAGAgtacaggtgtgtgtttgtgtgaaaataCCACCTTCTGTGATCAGCACCCACAGGAg GACTCCAGTGTGAAGTGTGTCCAGTGCGGTAAGAACAGACCCATGATCACTAGATACTCCGAGGGTTATGGCACAGAG GAGGAGTGTGTCCAGTCTCATCCTCAGGGAGACAGTGATGCAGATGCAGACATCGAGGACACGGACAACAG GCTCCAGATTGTGGGTTCCCTCCAGCGAATCAGCTCCCGGAAGAGAAAGCGTCAGCGAATCACGCGGCAGGATACCACTGAGAGCGAAGACGATGGTGGGCGGAGCCACAGGACTCACCGCTGGAGTCTACGACTCAGTCCTCATCGCACACACAACAGGACGATACTGGAG GAGAGCGTGTCTCAGGTGCGGCCGTTGGTCATCTGCCGCTGTGCAGCGCGAGAGACTCAAGCCGCGACGGATGACAAACCAGATGGGGGGAAATGGCTCCTGACAGCATTCCCTGTCCCTCTTTCCCTCCCCGTATCCTGCTATCTGCTCATCGTCCCTCTGTCCGTATCCATTATCATCATTCTCATGTCATTCCTCTTACCGCTCACAGATACTTGA
- the LOC127516129 gene encoding kelch-like protein 33, which produces MYPKKLYSDPVYPGSVFEALENMMLYSVLTDLTIYTEDGHQFQVHSIVLAAVSYLIETRLRQKPKQERFFALCLGPEVHSSGLAAVVEFAYTGSISILNKDNMEMVWTAAVSLEAQRVLEHCTEEEQREQDKARGKKEDRKRISAKEHMNDSLQHIRQLWAQRVGCDVELEAEGRVFHAHRVLLVANSDYFRGMFTTGMKESRQELVSLLLVRADKFEALLHYSYSGALALGWGCVFDLTCTSLQLQFQTAFSLCLNFLQQEIDAYSCLDVVSFAEAYGMADLLTLANDFVLRHFQDVSITPKFHDLPVEKLKKYLQSNSLCVQSELPVFRAVMSWIEAFPIQRVKLARELMRNIRFPLMTFMEFKEVKSITSWLGIGAKKLYRSVNKEFFNSSSDVQSNFRVYMPKDTLVLVGGERITDNFDKRRPCREMWFSNSLQNHVGLVKKVEWRMLGTLPEKPRFSHGVGVMRGKLYVVGGRHYYGKADTMKCTYMYDPIQNTWQRLADMHERRGSFTLVVLNGKLYAIGGERDSEVNMESVEVYCPNANSWSFVCPLDQGLCCHAASVWNGAIFLSGGFNSQYQCLSSMILYHPERRSTYLAEMRNNRALHCMETLGDHLYVAGGVSCDADGSLADQLACEVYDPVSNSWSAIMPFLVPHVGAASAVLEGKVYIIGGYCNENYSDTKSVHRYDPATKHWENMNVTPGPNTFIAACVLPIPTHLRQ; this is translated from the exons ATGTATCCTAAGAAGCTATATTCTGATCCAGTATACCCAGGTTCAGTCTTCGAGGCTCTGGAGAACATGATGTTGTATTCGGTCCTCACTGACTTGACCATCTACACAGAGGACGGACATCAATTCCAGGTTCATTCTATTGTCCTGGCTGCAGTCAGTTACCTTATTGAGACGAGGCTCAGACAGAAGCCCAAACAAGAACGGTTTTTTGCATTGTGTTTGGGGCCCGAGGTTCATAGTTCAGGTTTGGCAGCAGTGGTGGAGTTTGCCTATACAGGGAGCATCAGCATTCTGAACAAAGACAATATGGAGATGGTCTGGACTGCAGCTGTCAGCCTGGAAGCTCAGAGAGTTCTGGAACACTGCACTGAAGAAGAACAAAGAGAACAGGACAAGGCAAGAGGGAAGAAAGAAGACAGAAAAAGGATTTCTGCTAAGGAACATATGAATGATAGTCTACAGCATATCAGACAGCTGTGGGCACAGAGAGTGGGATGTGATGTGGAGCTGGAAGCAGAGGGAAGAGTGTTTCATG CTCACCGGGTGCTCCTGGTTGCCAACAGTGACTACTTCAGAGGCATGTTTACCACCGGTATGAAGGAGAGCAGGCAGGAATTGGTGTCTCTGCTGTTAGTCAGGGCTGACAAGTTTGAGGCCCTCCTCCACTACAGCTATAGTGGGGCTCTTGCTCTTGGATGGGGCTGCGTGTTTGATCTCACCTGTACATCTCTTCAATTACAGTTTCAAACTGCCTTCTCACTATGCCTTAACTTCCTGCAACAAGAAATAGATGCTTACAGCTGCCTGGACGTTGTATCTTTCGCAGAGGCCTATGGAATGGCTGACCTACTTACACTTGCCAATGACTTCGTCTTGAGGCACTTTCAAGATGTGTCCATCACTCCTAAGTTCCACGATCTTCCTGTAGAAAAATTGAAGAAGTACCTTCAAAGCAATTCCCTCTGCGTTCAATCGGAGTTGCCCGTGTTCAGAGCAGTCATGTCTTGGATCGAAGCCTTTCCCATACAACGGGTGAAACTCGCCAGGGAGCTGATGAGAAACATCCGGTTTCCCCTCATGACCTTTATGGAGTTCAAAGAAGTCAAGTCTATAACGTCTTGGCTGGGAATTGGTGCCAAAAAACTCTACAGGTCTGTCAATAAGGAGTTCTTCAACAGTTCTTCAGATGTCCAGTCAAATTTCAGGGTCTACATGCCTAAAGACACTCTAGTCCTTGTTGGGGGTGAGAGAATCACTGATAATTTTGACAAACGTAGACCCTGCAGGGAAATGTGGTTTAGCAATTCTTTGCAGAACCACGTCGGATTGGTGAAGAAAGTAGAGTGGAGAATGCTGGGAACTTTACCTGAGAAACCAAGATTCAGCCATGGAGTTGGGGTGATGAGAGGGAAGCTTTACGTAGTTGGTGGACGGCATTATTATGGAAAAGCTGATACCATGAAATGCACCTACAT GTACGATCCCATCCAAAACACTTGGCAAAGGTTGGCTGATATGCATGAGAGAAGAGGCAGCTTCACTTTAGTCGTCCTGAATGGTAAACTATATGCTATTGGGGGAGAGAGAGACTCAGAGGTCAACATGGAGAGCGTAGAGGTCTACTGCCCCAACGCAAATTCTTGGAG TTTTGTCTGCCCATTAGACCAAGGTCTATGCTGTCATGCAGCCAGTGTATGGAATGGCGCAATCTTCCTATCCGGAGGCTTTAACAGCCAGTACCAATGCCTATCGTCTATGATCCTTTACCATCCAGAACGAAGATCCACTTACCTGGCTGAGATGAGAAATAACAGAGCCCTGCACTGCATGGAGACTCTGGGTGACCATCTGTACGTGGCTGGTGGGGTTTCATGCGATGCTGATGGCAGTCTGGCAGATCAATTAGCCTGTGAGGTTTATGATCCTGTGTCCAACTCCTGGAGTGCCATTATGCCATTTCTAGTGCCACATGTAGGGGCAGCATCAGCAGTCTTAGAGGGGAAGGTCTACATAATTGGAGGCTACTGCAATGAGAACTACAGTGATACCAAATCAGTGCACCGCTATGATCCTGCAACGAAACATTGGGAGAACATGAACGTGACACCAGGCCCGAACACATTCATAGCTGCCTGTGTGTTGCCCATACCTACTCACCTTAGACAGTAA